From Amaranthus tricolor cultivar Red isolate AtriRed21 chromosome 4, ASM2621246v1, whole genome shotgun sequence:
tttgatggatcatggggcgggtacgggtataaaattcatacccaccgcggggatggggatggagatggattttaggtgatacccgccccatccccgcccgcCCCCTCTCAAGATATGTACAAATATACAAATTTATTCTGGATTGATTTACTTTGGgtgattttgagttgatgttgaaatacttttgttttaaacatgtatttttgtttgagactttggttatgtgtttgtttgagactttggatatgtaattgtttgagactttggatggGTGGTGGGGCAGGTATGGTTTTAGGTATAAACCCATTGGGGCGGGAacgggaaaaaaattatacccgccgcggggatgagGATGGGGATGGATATTGCATTAACAGATGAGGTTGGAGATGAGAATCAATGGGTTAAGTTACTTTAAAGTCAAAGAACAAGAGAGAATAACAAATCACTAGATTAGGTTTCTTGAAAACCCAAGAAAAAACCGAAAGAACAAGACATAAGGGGCATATGATACTAGGTGGGTAAAACaatctagggttagggttttaTAAAAAGGGAGGGATGGGTTAATTTTGGGTAGATAGGTAAATTTAGATTAATGGGTTTAATTAAGAATATGTAGGGTAAATAGAGGTTAGTTAGTTGAGTTTAATAAGAGTATATGTGTAATAAGGTAATGTGAGTAAGGGTAATAAGGTCAAAAAGACACACTATAAATAGAAATGGGAATCATTGGGTGACTTATCTCTATATGAAAATGAGACTAAATGTGGTATTagaaggtaatgaaaaattataaacaaaaaaaactattttatgttGAAAGTTTCATTACCAGAAATTTTACgttatattgttattactaCCGTTTAATATCAATAACCAAATAGGTCGAAAATGGTGAAAGAGCGCAAATCAAAGAGTTGGAGTAGTGTCTTAACAGTTAATGGTATGTGATGTTTGCTTGACGGATGAGTGAAATTCCTATAAGTCAATTTCAAGCaatttaaaaacaaagaaaatttcaaGCAATTTAAAAGCAAAGAAAATTTCATCTAAAGTCTCGATTTTTACGTGGTTATTtttcacttaaataaaatttcatctaaAGTCTCGATGTTTACATGGTTACATTTAAAGGTGCTTAAAACAAATCCAACGATTCAATATTCACTCAACCTTGTAATAGAAATTCATTTGATccaatttaaaaatgattttacaattatgtaaaacccAATGTGAAAATAAAACCCAATTTTAAACCGTTCCAACTTAGACACACTAATTTGTTGTGATTGTGAGAGACAGTGtcaaagagaccatctctaaagGGTAGACCcattagattttttaaaaataaaaaaaataaaatgttatgtAACTGCATGCTTACTCGGTAGAGTTTTAGGATAACTCAAGTAGGCATTTAGGATACATCAAGTAGAGGTTTACAGTATGTCAAGTAGTGTTTTAAACATGCTGAAGTTGTGAAAtaggtgtttaggttatttgcTGTAAGGGTTTAGGTTATGTGCTGTAGGCATTTAGGTTATTTGTCGTAGGTGTTTTTGTTATGTGCTGTAGATAATTTTATTATGTGTTGTAGGCGTTTAGGTTATTGGTGGTATGTGTTTATGTTATGTGCTATAGGATTCTATGTTATGTGCTGTAGTGTTTAGGTTCTTTGGTGTAGGAGTTTATGTTATGCGCTAAGTGTTTAGGTTATTTGGTGTAGGAGCTTATGTTATGTGCAATAGGTGTTTATATGTCTACTTTAGTATACAAAATACATACTAAAAATTATAGTAGGTATTTTGTGAAATGCGTGTACATAGTATgtgtcttttttaaaattaattgggcTGGCTTTGGAAGTTGTCTAttaaagagacggtcttttACGTGACCTACCGACTTAAaaatggatttacaattatgaaaACGAAAAAGGTTCAAGAACCTTAGGACTAGAAAGAGCATAAAGGAAAACAATTAGTTATTTTCAAAGCTTCTGAAAGACCCAAAACTATTGCAAAAAACCAAGACTGGCAATGGATAGCAAGTACTTAAATATGAgtcttttgctttaattatatAGGAACCAAAGTAAACGGTTTTATGATTTCTGTCGGTTGTTTAAAAAGACATTTATTTTGGCGTGCTTAAAAGGAGTCTTATATATGTCGATTTTGCAAAGCTAATGCAAAGTGCACCAAAATTAAGAACTTTGGCAATTATTAATTAGCAATCAACGCAACAGACCTCTTTTTAAGAGCATTAGAAATAAGGAACAAACGACACAATGATTATCCCCTTTATGCATCATTTTTACAACCCCATGCAGTTTACTTGAGTAGCTTGAAAACCAACACAATAAATCTCTTTTAACAGACGTAGAATTCGTTACTCTTTGCAAGTGCTTGCTTAACCTAATAAGAAAACTTTGGATTGGATGGTATACTCACATGTTCAACTTGTTTGCTTTGAGTATTGAAAGTCTTGGGTGAGTCAAGGGTCCAACTTCCAAGGCTATCATCCATACACCACCTAAACCAAGAAGTGGTGGTAATTATATCTTTGATATTTTTATCACTTGAAACCTCAATTATGTTAACATGATTGACTTAGTCAATAAGCCCCCTAATGTGTTGAGGAGTGAGTCTTAACTCAATATGCTAAATGCAAAATACCTTCCATttagatttgaatttatacttctATGCTACTACCCAATGTTGGTTAGTGATTATATGTGGTTAAAGCTTGACTCCACttccaaaaattaattaagttaaggAGTGTGATCACAAATAATGACtcattttttgtcttatttttataCCTAAAATATGTAAAACAAATTTACTTTACAAGCATTTCTACTTTTaaactaatatttaaaaatcattGATTAGTCAAATGGCTGACGACTTTTTCACTCTACAATAagcattaaataaatttaagaaatttaatgtGAAATTCTATTTGGTAACACTCAGTATTTGacttttccacatggtagacaAATTGGCTAATTAAAGGGCTCTTTTAACTCAGTGGTAGAGTAACATAAGATAAGGCGTAAGTCATCGGTTCAAATCAgggaattttcataaaccccatTATATTTGAAcgggaaatacaaatatattgatatttttaacaTACAAAGTAACCAAAAGGTCAAATTTGTTGTTAAATTCAATATTCATTTCGaacaaatttttgaaaaatgtgCTGCATGAGGGTGATCGCAATGTTTGGGTTTATAAAAGACGTCTTTATGATGAGTAATAAAACATGAATTTaccaaaaattttaattttttattatataaagtaaaaaagttaaaagcaGCTCACggtacaaataaaaaaaaaaacttgtccACTAACGTGGAAAAGCAAAAAACTTGAGACGTTAAAATTTCCCAATTTTACTACTTTTAAACtaatatttttacttaaaaaaaaaaaaaaggaaactgAAAATCCCAAGAAAAGAATAACAGTCTCATACTCTGTATAGATAAGAAGCTAACCGTAATCACTTTGGTCATCTGAATACTGGAGCTGATACACCTTTCTTTCCATGCCCTCAACATTTAATGGCTTCTATTCCTTCAGTTGCCTTAAATGGCAATCTCAAACTTGAGCCAGACATCAGAAAAACACCCATTTTTGATAAGGTATTACTTTTCTTTATCTGAATTCTACTTGTTGTATTCTACAACCATCATTTCTGGAATTCTATGTAAATTTTATAGGAGTATTTCtaatctttttcattgttttgttaactattcttaaaattatttatatatgcaTCAATTACCTTTGTGGGTTAGTGAAAATCGGTTAAAAATCGATTGTTTAGCTTCTTTGGGAACAAACTCTTCCAATTTGTTAATGAAAATCACAACTCGTTTTGTGCTAaatcaattatataattttacatttttggGAATTGATGATATTAAAATGTTGGTTTCTCTATGTAATTGATGATTATATGGTGCATTTTGTAATTGCAGAGTCCAAATGTTAGCTACTCAAATCCCAATTTGGAGAAGAGTTTCTCAAATTTAAAGGAGACATTATCATCCTTTAATGAAGGTACTCAAGTTGAATCTGTACTTTATGTTCCCTTCTTGCAAGAATGTATAGCGAAACGGTCGGTGTCAAAGGCTCAAATGGTGCATGCCCATATTGTAAAAACTGGTACCCATGAAGATGAATTTGTAATGACTTTCCTTATTAATGTCTATGCCAAATGTGGGCGTATGGAATATGCCCAGAAGGTGTTTGATACATTGCCTAGGAGAAATGTTGTTAGTTGGACCGGGCTTATGACAGGCTATGTTCATAACTTGCAGCCGGAGGTGGCCATTCGACTGTTTGTAGATATGTTGGAAGTTGGGGCATACCCAACAAATTATACATTTGGAACAATTTTGAGTTCTTGCTCGTCGTTGTTGCTTGTAAAATTAGGGAAGCAAATTCATGGGTACATTGTGAAATATGGTACAGAATCAGAAACGAGTGTGGGAAATTCCCTTTGTAGCTTTTACTCTAAATGTGGGAGCTTGGCTTTGGCGGTTGATACGTTTAGAAGAACAGGCAATAAGAATGTTGTATCATGGACCACGGTTATTTCTGCTTGTGGTGATAATGGCGATTATATGAGGGGTATAAGATACTTTATGATGATGCTTTCGGAAGATGTTGAGCTCAATGAGTTCACGTTCACGAGCATCTTGAGCTTGTGCTGTTCAATTCAAGCGTTGGATCTAGGTAGACAAATACATTCCATGAGCATCAAATTAGGCTTCCAAAAGAATCTGCGTATTGACAATTCAGTCATGTACTTATACCTGAAATGCGGATTGATTGATGATGCCGATAAATTGTTTGATGAGCTTGATTCTATCAGCTTGGTTACATGGAATGCTATGATAGCAGGCCATGCCCAAATGACTGATATTGCAGAGAATGTAATTTCTGCCCACCAAAGTGGAAATCGGGCATTAAACTTCTATTTAAAGATGAACAGATCAGGCACAAAACCAGATCTTTTCACATTGTCGAGTGTCTTGAGTGTTTGTAGCGCTTTGGTGGTGCTGGAGTACGGCGAACAAGTTCATGCACAGACCATTAAAAGTGGGTTCCTGGCCGATGTGATTGTGGGTACATCCCTAGTTAACATGTACAGTAAATGTGGCAACATCGACAATGCCCAAAAAGCTTTCGAGGAGATGCATAAAAGAACATTGATAGCATGGACATCTATGATTTCAGCTTTTGCCCAACATGGTAAATCTCAAGAAGCACTGCAGCTATTTAAGGCAATGTTATCAGCTGGCGAGAAaccaaataaaatcacatttgtCGGTGTTTTATCTGCGTGTAGTCAAGCAGGACTGGTCGATGAGGCCCTAGAATACTTTGAAATGATGAAGACAAGCTACAAGATCAAACCCGTAGTGGAACATTATGCGTGTTTGATCGATATGTTTGTAAGACTCGGTAGGTTGGAGGATGCTTTCGATATGACAAAGAATATGGGGTGTGAACCCAATAGTGTTATCTGGTCAATCTTGATTGCTGGTTGTAGAAGTCAAGGAAATTTAGAGTTGGGTTATTATGCTGCTGAACAACTGCTCAAAATGAAACCAAAAGACTTGGAAACGTATGTTTTGTTGTTGAACATGTATCTCTCAGCTGAAAGATGGAAGGATGTTTCAAGAgtaaggaaaatcatgaaagaTGAAAAGCTCGGAAAGTTGCAGGATTGGAGTTGGTTAAGCATCAAAGATAAAATCTATTCGTTTTCACCAAAAAGTCGATCATATCCTCTGAAAACGGAGGTTGACAATCACTTGAGTATGTTGGTTGATGAAGCTAAGAGGAGGGGCTATCAATCTCAGAGTCCACAAGTGAGCTATGGGAACGACGATGAGGTAGAATCGATAACTTCGTCCTCCATGGATCATAGCGAGAAGCTAGCCATTGCTTTCGGGTTATTGCAAACCAGTAATACTGTGCCTCTGCGAATTGTAAAGAGTATTAGTATGTGCAGGGACAGTCATACGTTCATCAAGTTTATCTCAGAAATTGTAGACCGCACAATCATAGTTCGTGATAGTAAGCGGCTCCATAAATTTGTCAATGGACATTGTTCTTGTGGAGATTTTGGCaatcttttataatttaataattacttGCTTTTGTAACTCTGACCTGCTTAAATTCAACTTTGTATCCCTGAAATGTGCACGGTAGGtgatcaacaacaacaacaaaaagatGAGCTTACTCAATAAACCCCACATTAGTCGTTGTCTATACAAACGATGTGGGACAAAATCCCATAACCAGACCTTGTAATGACCTCAACTCCATTCTACTACATTCGAACCCCCATAAGTTCCAAATTTGTGCTGGGTGGCTATACATTCTCCGGGAAAACCTTACAATTTCGGAACCTACCTCCATATATCATTCTTATCAAAAAGTTATCAATTTGGATTGTGTTTACTCTCGTTTGAAAAGCCACCGGGTAGAAATCTCTCTTCTTAAATCAAGTGTTACCAACCAAACTATTGAATGAGAgagcaaaatttaaaattgtgcTCTCCTTTTGTATTCCTAGATTCATTGCCAAAATCTTCATGAACATTTTCGCAGCCACTGCAACATACCCCCAGATGCTAATTTAAATGACCTTTGATATAGCGTTTTTCATTCATTGGTATATTTTGCATCATAGCATTGAGATACTTctagaattttctttttaattgatttatttatttataatgttCAACATCTGTATCTAACAAGAAAAGTTTAATATGAAGGTTGAGAccctagaatatgttatatattctaacacgccTCCTTACATGAGAGCCCATTGGGCATAAATTTGAGGATGCACATAGGCactgaatatttcactttaaataaggggtggttgagattcgaatctgtgacctcttgtcacattgGTTCTGATATATTGTCAAGGAATCAATTCAACCAAAGCCTTAaactaatggttgaggccccatgatatgttatatactctaacattatCATATACAATTTTACTTTTATAATGCTATCTTTATTTTTGTATACCTCTAATACATCCTCAGATGttcattcatttattattacaCCAACTCTATTTGATTTCTATCTTGTCCTGAGCACTATAATTTATATTCTTGCCTTTCACTACTATCATTTTGGCCTTATCTCTAACCCATTTTGTCTCTTGTAgacataaaatattaattttcctcaTTTTCATGATATTTAGCAACTTTGAAAACCTATGCGTTTATCTATCAATGTTCCAAGATTCCATTCTTAACTTAAGACCTTCGGTTTTTCTTAACTTCCTATATTTAAATTCTATGTGCCCTAGCTCATTTAACACCACACTCGAGCCATGTGGCTTAACGTTTCTGGATAATATCCTAGTATAAAAAACCCGCCCTTGCTCTTTTTACACTACACGCGGGAGATGTGGCGGATCGCTTTTGGACAACAACCTTGAAACCTTAGCATACTTTCAATACACTTAAGTTTAAGACGTGCAGTGCGTCGCTGAGTAGGGGACATCCCTACTAGAATAGATTATTGGTTCATGATTAGGCCTGTCAAACAGATCAGGTTGGGTCGGGTTTGGGTTCGAGTCATATataaacaggtcaaaaaaaccTTGACTCAAACCCAACCCATTtagttaattgggtcaaaaatcacaACCTTGAACCGATCTACAACAGATCAGGTTGACCTGATTTCGACCCACTTcctgtttataaattttttgttttcgttttaaggtttttaacgttgattaaatctaattttttaggctctaattttaactttatgtttttttgttgtttaatttgtttttactataaaaaataagaaaatataaaaaataaaaaaatattaaatgaactaaATTTTACTAAACTGGCTATCACTAACGTACGGCAATAAGCGACAATCTTAAGGATACCAAATTATGATATCGGAAGAGATTACCAACGACCTAATGATATGTTATATTCCCAAAGGAGACATCTTATGTATTCTAAGAGCTGGCTTGAATGTAAAATTGACGAGGAAAGTAGACTCTTAGGGAGTGATTTTTCATTCATTTGGCTTTGGTTAGTTAGTTGATAATATTacataattatattgattattcttttgaaatgATGTTCGAGAAACACTTTGTAGCAAATTTGTAAGAAATTCAtctattttattattgaatttgctacattCACTCTAAAAATTCTTCACATTAAATTACAAATGTAACAaatataaagagaaaaataaaaaaattgacttGAAAAACAAAGTGATAGCTTTTAAATCACCCTAAAGGTTATTATGCACCAAAACAGTTGGAAGGACACCAGAACCACGTGTGGAGaaaccaaaaaatataatatgataaaatattagctttgtttttaaaatatttgcaaTTTATTGTGATACATTGGGTGGAAAAGTATGATTAGTTGCATGAAATAGCATAAACATAAATAAGAGAAAAAGAACTCAATAAACGCATGACCAGGACGGTAATTAATTACTATTTACAGAACAAAGTCTAtccaatattttataaatatcatGTCATGTATTAAAAGTCACAACTTACTAGTACACAAGCTTTCCACCAAGAGAAGCTTGATAAGCCTTTCGAAGTACAGGCACTTCTCAGCAGCATCAACATGTCTAGTGATCTGTGTAGGAGGCCATACAAACAAACAATATCTAAGTACGCTGTTTGAATTTCGTTTTAGATACATCTGAGTCGAGAAAACAATGATTACATCGGACGAAAGATTGAATGAATGGATGTCAAGCATCATACATACATTAAATATAACATATACATGCTAGGCGCCTGCAAATATCTGAGAAAGGCACCTACGATTTCTGAAAGCAAGCTCGGGAAACACAATCACGTCTAACTCTTAGTAGCCTCAGTGTCTTTCTGAGGCTGGATAGACTGATTTTGCCGAGGCTCCTGGATCTTTTGTGGTGCCGGTTGCTCTTTTTGGTCGTTTTGCTGCTGCAGCTGATACATGTATTGAGAAGGCTGCATCTGCAGCAT
This genomic window contains:
- the LOC130811556 gene encoding pentatricopeptide repeat-containing protein At2g22070-like: MASIPSVALNGNLKLEPDIRKTPIFDKSPNVSYSNPNLEKSFSNLKETLSSFNEGTQVESVLYVPFLQECIAKRSVSKAQMVHAHIVKTGTHEDEFVMTFLINVYAKCGRMEYAQKVFDTLPRRNVVSWTGLMTGYVHNLQPEVAIRLFVDMLEVGAYPTNYTFGTILSSCSSLLLVKLGKQIHGYIVKYGTESETSVGNSLCSFYSKCGSLALAVDTFRRTGNKNVVSWTTVISACGDNGDYMRGIRYFMMMLSEDVELNEFTFTSILSLCCSIQALDLGRQIHSMSIKLGFQKNLRIDNSVMYLYLKCGLIDDADKLFDELDSISLVTWNAMIAGHAQMTDIAENVISAHQSGNRALNFYLKMNRSGTKPDLFTLSSVLSVCSALVVLEYGEQVHAQTIKSGFLADVIVGTSLVNMYSKCGNIDNAQKAFEEMHKRTLIAWTSMISAFAQHGKSQEALQLFKAMLSAGEKPNKITFVGVLSACSQAGLVDEALEYFEMMKTSYKIKPVVEHYACLIDMFVRLGRLEDAFDMTKNMGCEPNSVIWSILIAGCRSQGNLELGYYAAEQLLKMKPKDLETYVLLLNMYLSAERWKDVSRVRKIMKDEKLGKLQDWSWLSIKDKIYSFSPKSRSYPLKTEVDNHLSMLVDEAKRRGYQSQSPQVSYGNDDEVESITSSSMDHSEKLAIAFGLLQTSNTVPLRIVKSISMCRDSHTFIKFISEIVDRTIIVRDSKRLHKFVNGHCSCGDFGNLL